Proteins co-encoded in one Planctomycetaceae bacterium genomic window:
- the nuoB gene encoding NADH-quinone oxidoreductase subunit NuoB: MTWVEGRFEENVITTTIEQAMNWGQQSSIWPMTFGLACCAIEMMATGASKYDIDRFGAGAFRATPRQADLMIVAGTVTFKMASRVRRLYEQMPDPKYVIAMGACTVGGGPYFKYGYHVVKGVDLVVPVDVYVPGCPPRPEALLEGLMRIQDKIKARRVTRGETQLPVPHHTGYSALNV, translated from the coding sequence ATGACATGGGTTGAAGGACGATTCGAAGAAAACGTCATTACCACAACGATTGAGCAGGCCATGAACTGGGGCCAGCAGTCCAGCATTTGGCCAATGACGTTCGGGCTCGCGTGCTGTGCCATTGAAATGATGGCGACAGGGGCCAGTAAATACGACATCGATCGATTCGGTGCCGGTGCGTTCCGTGCGACGCCTCGTCAGGCCGACCTGATGATCGTCGCCGGAACAGTGACATTCAAAATGGCCAGTCGCGTCCGACGTTTGTACGAACAGATGCCGGATCCCAAGTACGTGATTGCTATGGGAGCCTGCACCGTCGGCGGCGGGCCGTATTTCAAGTACGGGTATCACGTCGTGAAGGGAGTCGATCTGGTGGTTCCTGTTGATGTTTACGTCCCCGGATGTCCTCCGCGGCCGGAAGCACTGCTGGAAGGCCTGATGAGAATTCAGGACAAGATCAAGGCCCGCAGGGTGACTCGCGGGGAAACTCAGTTGCCCGTACCACATCACACGGGCTACTCGGCGCTGAACGTCTGA
- a CDS encoding ThuA domain-containing protein, which yields MKLQTILTFLTFAITATAMPCATAADPIRALIVDGQNNHDMWPKTTFMMKRYLEQTGLFTVDVARTAYTWNGGDLVEQYPLEGVTGTSTEKPQTDPDYRPDFSKYDVVISNFGHSAAAWPKSTQEAFETFVGDGGGFVVVHAADNAFPDWPAYNRMIGLGGWGGRTEKDGPYIYTNDRGDLIRDTSAGNGGHHGVQHEFAIVVRDRQHPVTKGMPAEWLHAKDELYDSLRGPAANMNLLATAYSDPEKGGTGRHEPMMLTVTFGRGRVFHTPMGHADYSMQDVGFITTLLRGTEWAATGKVTIPIPADFPTSDRNSSRTFEK from the coding sequence ATGAAACTGCAAACAATTCTGACGTTTCTGACATTCGCAATAACTGCGACCGCGATGCCGTGCGCGACCGCCGCCGATCCGATCAGAGCCCTGATCGTCGACGGACAGAACAATCACGACATGTGGCCAAAGACCACGTTCATGATGAAGCGGTATCTTGAGCAAACAGGGCTGTTCACCGTTGACGTGGCTCGTACGGCGTATACCTGGAACGGCGGTGACCTGGTTGAACAGTATCCACTGGAGGGCGTGACAGGCACATCAACAGAGAAACCTCAGACGGACCCCGACTACCGCCCCGACTTTTCGAAGTACGACGTCGTGATTTCCAACTTCGGCCATAGCGCGGCGGCCTGGCCAAAGTCGACACAGGAAGCCTTCGAAACATTTGTCGGTGACGGCGGCGGATTCGTTGTCGTCCATGCGGCAGACAACGCGTTTCCCGACTGGCCCGCGTACAACCGGATGATCGGCCTCGGCGGCTGGGGCGGAAGAACGGAAAAGGACGGCCCTTATATCTACACAAATGACCGCGGTGATCTCATTCGGGATACGTCTGCCGGAAACGGCGGGCATCACGGAGTCCAGCATGAGTTTGCGATCGTCGTCCGCGATCGTCAGCATCCCGTCACGAAGGGCATGCCTGCGGAATGGCTGCACGCAAAGGACGAACTCTATGACTCCCTGCGAGGCCCCGCTGCGAACATGAATCTGCTGGCAACAGCCTACAGTGATCCTGAAAAAGGCGGTACCGGCCGGCATGAACCCATGATGCTGACCGTGACCTTCGGCAGAGGACGAGTCTTCCACACGCCGATGGGACACGCCGACTATTCGATGCAAGATGTCGGCTTCATCACGACGCTGCTGCGCGGTACCGAATGGGCGGCGACCGGAAAGGTCACGATACCGATTCCGGCTGACTTCCCGACGTCGGACAGGAACAGCAGCCGGACGTTTGAGAAGTAG
- the sufC gene encoding Fe-S cluster assembly ATPase SufC, whose amino-acid sequence MSSLLKITDLHVSVADTPILKGVNMEIRPGEIHALMGPNGSGKSTLAYALAGHPNYAVTGGSVEIDGTNITEFSADERARMGLFLAFQYPVVIPGVKVADFIRHAVSNVRNPDRREGEGLIPMREFRKEIRDRMDELNMDREFARRYLNDGFSGGEKKRMEILQMAMLKPKFAILDETDSGLDSDAVRVVSEGLSKLSGPDMGVLIITHHERLLEFNPPKFTHVMLGGRIVETGGADLAHELHANGYATVRERHPDAAAETAKTAAAAV is encoded by the coding sequence ATGAGCAGCCTGCTCAAAATCACTGATCTGCATGTTTCCGTGGCTGACACGCCGATTCTGAAGGGCGTGAACATGGAAATCCGGCCCGGAGAAATTCACGCGCTGATGGGGCCCAACGGGTCCGGCAAGAGCACTCTGGCCTACGCTCTGGCGGGACATCCGAACTACGCGGTTACAGGCGGATCCGTCGAAATCGACGGAACGAACATCACCGAGTTCTCCGCCGACGAACGTGCGCGTATGGGGCTGTTTCTGGCGTTTCAGTATCCGGTCGTGATTCCCGGCGTCAAGGTGGCTGACTTCATTCGCCATGCCGTCAGCAATGTTCGCAATCCGGATCGCCGCGAAGGTGAGGGGCTGATTCCCATGCGGGAGTTCCGCAAAGAAATTCGCGACCGCATGGACGAACTGAACATGGACAGGGAATTCGCCCGCCGCTATCTGAACGACGGATTCTCCGGAGGAGAAAAGAAGCGGATGGAAATCCTGCAGATGGCAATGCTGAAACCGAAGTTTGCCATTCTGGATGAAACCGACAGTGGTCTGGACAGCGACGCCGTGCGGGTTGTCAGCGAAGGACTATCCAAGCTGTCCGGGCCGGACATGGGCGTGTTGATTATTACGCATCATGAACGCCTGCTGGAATTTAATCCGCCGAAGTTCACTCACGTCATGCTGGGTGGCCGCATTGTGGAAACCGGCGGCGCAGACCTTGCCCATGAACTTCATGCCAACGGTTACGCAACCGTTCGGGAGCGACATCCGGATGCTGCCGCCGAGACGGCGAAAACTGCCGCCGCTGCCG
- a CDS encoding c-type cytochrome, with amino-acid sequence MIQTLVFLLACLLPQSDASDLLNAVNAERGGRHWIDQQPDPPKSPEESLACFQIEPGSRIELVAAEPLVKDPVWIEFDPRGRMFVAEYGDYPIGPVDEDGNAIEGAEPLSQIVMLDDTDGDGRMDKRIVFADKLQFCHSFMPLMDGILAGAQTEILFLKDTDGDNVADVREVWFDGFEPAHPQMQIGCPVRGSDNWIYLTYAPGNVRCRRPGFETDEPVKMPRQDMKFNPATMEFETVSGLGQFGNTVDRFGHRFFCTNRNPIMMEMIPQAAAKSNPYVTIGTLHTDVGPSGGDTKVFPLVAMKSNYLSHAGTHTSACGVTAYVGELWDDEFQRSVFVCEPVGHLVTRSIIEPIPNSPALTARRARPDADFLASTDTWFRPGSLRTGPDGALYVADMYRMWVEHPKFLPPDIAARIDWRAGEDKGRIWRIVPTDVRRDSGRVTDSEQKNAMGSESHLTDTLLDRAASDNAAVRYAAALACCGPVTPEVVDALKAIVSKPMDHWLRQSVLLAAKDCSGELIAFLVSGDSHNGPAASSGSPQTTPTDPEDHRTGLLHDLASVVGQRGDAGELATTLNAAASCSEDQLSARTAILTGLARGLPRNRGDATAKSLAKLLENPPDGAAAAVPDILATLDAAAECATDRQRSASDRIAAIALLSSQSPDVLTSALKKLLQPGEPTAVQLAAVQAARERFSSETAAVLLENWNGPGPAVKSEALSLLMARTDSTLDLLKAMAAGTISSSFIDIDRRVQLLQHRDDTIRRLAVEVFGDVVSANRKAVAEEYSTALTMDASAERGAAVFEKTCIKCHRINGRGSNVGPDISDTRNRTRDALLYDILDPNRRVDPQFSEYVVVTSDGLTFSGLLVGDTESAIVLRQPEGREQTILRSDIDELQATNKSLMPEGIEKDVSVQQMADLLEFLKSE; translated from the coding sequence ATGATCCAGACGCTTGTTTTCCTGCTTGCCTGCCTTTTGCCGCAATCTGACGCATCCGACCTGCTGAATGCCGTTAACGCCGAACGCGGCGGACGGCACTGGATTGACCAGCAGCCGGACCCGCCGAAGTCGCCCGAAGAATCGCTGGCCTGCTTTCAGATCGAACCGGGTTCGCGCATCGAACTCGTCGCCGCCGAACCGCTGGTGAAGGATCCTGTCTGGATCGAATTTGATCCGCGGGGAAGGATGTTCGTGGCCGAATACGGCGACTATCCGATCGGGCCGGTCGATGAAGACGGCAACGCCATCGAAGGCGCCGAACCGCTTTCGCAGATTGTGATGCTGGACGACACGGACGGCGATGGCCGCATGGACAAGCGCATCGTCTTCGCCGACAAGTTGCAGTTCTGTCACAGCTTCATGCCGCTGATGGACGGGATTCTGGCGGGAGCACAAACGGAAATCCTGTTTCTGAAGGACACCGACGGCGACAACGTGGCTGACGTGCGCGAAGTCTGGTTCGACGGCTTCGAACCCGCTCATCCGCAGATGCAGATCGGCTGTCCCGTGAGGGGATCCGACAACTGGATCTATCTCACGTACGCTCCGGGAAACGTGCGCTGCCGCCGGCCGGGGTTCGAAACGGATGAACCGGTGAAGATGCCTCGCCAGGACATGAAGTTCAATCCGGCGACGATGGAATTCGAAACGGTCAGCGGGTTGGGTCAGTTCGGCAACACGGTCGATCGTTTCGGTCACCGCTTCTTCTGCACGAACCGCAATCCGATCATGATGGAGATGATTCCTCAGGCCGCCGCGAAATCGAATCCGTATGTCACGATCGGCACACTGCACACTGACGTCGGTCCGTCGGGAGGCGACACGAAGGTGTTTCCGCTGGTGGCGATGAAAAGCAACTATTTGTCTCACGCGGGAACCCACACATCGGCCTGCGGAGTCACTGCTTACGTCGGCGAGCTCTGGGACGACGAATTCCAGCGGAGCGTGTTCGTCTGCGAACCGGTCGGGCATCTGGTCACGCGATCGATCATTGAACCGATCCCGAACAGCCCGGCTCTGACCGCACGCCGAGCTCGCCCCGACGCCGATTTTCTGGCGTCGACGGATACGTGGTTCCGGCCAGGCAGCCTGCGCACCGGCCCCGACGGAGCACTCTACGTGGCCGACATGTACCGCATGTGGGTCGAGCACCCGAAGTTCCTGCCCCCGGACATCGCGGCTCGAATCGACTGGCGAGCCGGCGAGGACAAGGGCCGCATCTGGCGGATCGTTCCGACTGACGTGCGGCGAGATTCCGGCCGCGTGACAGATTCTGAGCAGAAGAATGCGATGGGATCGGAGTCCCATCTTACAGACACGCTGCTGGACCGGGCTGCCAGCGACAACGCCGCTGTTCGTTACGCGGCCGCCCTGGCATGCTGCGGACCTGTTACGCCCGAAGTTGTCGACGCGCTGAAAGCCATCGTCTCGAAACCAATGGACCACTGGCTGCGGCAATCAGTGCTGCTCGCCGCGAAGGACTGTTCGGGTGAACTGATCGCGTTTCTCGTCAGCGGCGATTCGCACAATGGTCCTGCAGCATCATCGGGTTCGCCACAGACTACGCCGACCGATCCGGAAGACCATCGTACGGGACTGTTGCACGACCTGGCATCGGTCGTCGGTCAGCGAGGCGATGCAGGCGAACTTGCTACAACGCTGAACGCTGCCGCATCCTGCAGCGAAGACCAGCTTTCCGCACGAACTGCCATCCTGACCGGGCTCGCCCGCGGGCTGCCTCGCAATCGTGGCGACGCGACAGCGAAGTCGCTGGCAAAATTGCTGGAGAATCCTCCGGATGGCGCAGCGGCCGCAGTTCCGGATATCCTGGCTACACTCGATGCCGCGGCGGAATGTGCGACCGACCGGCAGCGTTCAGCGAGTGACCGCATTGCCGCGATCGCACTGCTGTCCAGCCAGTCGCCCGACGTCCTGACGTCCGCGCTGAAAAAGCTTCTGCAGCCCGGCGAACCGACCGCCGTTCAGCTCGCAGCCGTCCAGGCGGCACGTGAAAGATTCAGCTCCGAAACGGCCGCGGTCCTGCTGGAGAACTGGAACGGGCCTGGTCCGGCCGTGAAGTCGGAAGCGCTGTCGCTGCTGATGGCGCGGACCGATTCCACGCTGGATTTGCTGAAAGCGATGGCCGCCGGAACGATCTCGTCATCATTCATCGATATCGACCGGCGAGTCCAGTTGCTTCAGCATCGGGATGACACGATTCGTCGGCTGGCCGTTGAAGTCTTCGGCGACGTCGTTTCCGCCAATCGGAAGGCCGTTGCCGAGGAATACTCCACCGCGCTGACAATGGACGCGTCCGCCGAGCGAGGCGCCGCTGTGTTCGAGAAAACCTGCATCAAGTGCCATCGCATCAACGGACGCGGAAGCAACGTCGGCCCGGACATCAGCGACACTCGAAACCGGACTCGCGACGCCCTGCTGTACGACATTCTGGATCCCAACCGCCGCGTCGACCCGCAGTTCAGTGAGTACGTCGTTGTGACATCCGACGGCCTGACATTCAGCGGCCTGCTGGTCGGTGACACCGAATCGGCCATCGTCCTGCGTCAGCCGGAAGGCCGCGAACAGACAATTCTGCGGAGCGACATCGATGAGCTTCAGGCAACCAACAAGTCTTTGATGCCGGAAGGCATTGAGAAAGATGTGTCCGTGCAGCAGATGGCAGACCTGCTGGAGTTTCTGAAGTCGGAATAA
- a CDS encoding diacylglycerol kinase family protein, producing the protein MRLHRLLLISPEHHTLAGRAKDIAAGAVLLASVTAAIVGAIVLVPYFQ; encoded by the coding sequence ATGAGACTTCATCGACTGCTCTTGATTTCGCCCGAGCACCACACTCTGGCGGGAAGAGCCAAGGATATTGCTGCCGGAGCCGTCCTGCTGGCGTCGGTCACGGCAGCCATTGTCGGAGCGATCGTGCTTGTGCCGTATTTCCAGTGA
- a CDS encoding MarR family transcriptional regulator → MVPSLDMRDRTILETLHRNGEADVQQLCDVLGVTRTAIRQRISRLESSGLLESGVQSQRRGRPRNIYQVTAKGLHSLGEDYRELAVVLWKTIAGIDDSAIRQQLFSEVRDRLADRFRRRLTDTESIDVRLDELAGEMKSSGFNVESDHSTSLPILRETNCPFPLLADVDEAICQVERQVLEQVLGAPVRFKHRCRDGHHCCEFEVQTEAV, encoded by the coding sequence ATGGTTCCGTCGCTCGACATGCGAGATCGCACAATCCTGGAGACGCTGCATCGCAATGGTGAGGCGGACGTCCAGCAATTGTGCGATGTTCTGGGCGTGACACGGACAGCGATTCGCCAGCGAATTTCCCGGCTGGAAAGCAGCGGGCTTCTGGAATCCGGAGTTCAGTCACAGCGTCGCGGGCGCCCCAGAAATATCTATCAGGTCACGGCGAAGGGCCTGCATTCGCTGGGTGAAGACTACCGGGAGCTTGCGGTTGTCCTGTGGAAGACGATTGCGGGAATCGACGATTCAGCCATTCGGCAGCAGCTGTTTTCAGAAGTCAGAGACAGGCTCGCCGACCGGTTTCGGCGGCGTTTAACAGACACAGAATCCATCGATGTTCGCCTGGACGAGCTTGCGGGTGAGATGAAATCCAGCGGTTTCAACGTGGAGAGTGACCATTCGACATCTCTGCCCATCCTTCGGGAAACCAACTGCCCATTTCCTTTGCTGGCGGATGTGGATGAGGCCATCTGCCAGGTGGAGAGGCAGGTGCTGGAACAGGTCCTGGGGGCTCCGGTGCGATTCAAACATCGGTGCCGTGACGGCCATCACTGTTGTGAGTTCGAGGTGCAGACGGAGGCCGTGTAG
- the fhcD gene encoding formylmethanofuran--tetrahydromethanopterin N-formyltransferase, protein MSVSEPSTAATLDAAPVIDDTFAEAFPMTATRLVITAVDHELAATAAREFCGNASSVIGCDAEAGIECPVGPDETPDGRPGVSVLAFAFNRKSLEKAVTARVGQNVLTCPTTACFSGLVGESKEERIKVGANLRFFGDGFQISKRLGDRRYWRIPVMDGEFLCDDVFGTVKGIGGGNLIVCGRSPAGTLAAMRSAVSDIAAIPDVILPFPAGIVRSGSKVGSKYAALRASTNHAFCPTLRGQVESGLADDEAVVYELVIDGLSESAVAAAMKTGLQRLSSCPDIVRVTAGNYGGKLGPHHFHLHRL, encoded by the coding sequence ATGAGCGTTTCGGAACCCAGCACTGCAGCAACCTTGGACGCGGCACCTGTGATCGATGACACGTTTGCGGAAGCCTTCCCAATGACGGCCACGCGACTGGTCATCACGGCCGTCGATCACGAACTTGCTGCAACTGCCGCCCGGGAATTCTGCGGGAACGCGTCGAGCGTGATTGGTTGCGATGCCGAAGCGGGCATTGAGTGTCCGGTCGGGCCGGACGAAACACCCGATGGTCGCCCGGGAGTCAGCGTGCTGGCGTTCGCCTTCAATCGCAAGTCGCTGGAAAAAGCCGTTACCGCCCGTGTCGGTCAAAACGTGCTCACGTGTCCGACAACCGCCTGCTTTTCGGGACTTGTCGGTGAATCGAAGGAAGAACGCATCAAGGTCGGTGCCAATCTGCGATTCTTTGGTGACGGTTTCCAGATCTCCAAGAGACTCGGCGATCGGCGCTATTGGCGAATTCCGGTGATGGACGGTGAGTTCCTGTGTGATGACGTCTTCGGCACAGTGAAGGGCATTGGCGGAGGCAACCTGATCGTCTGCGGAAGGTCGCCTGCAGGAACACTGGCCGCGATGCGATCGGCCGTCAGCGACATCGCCGCGATTCCGGATGTCATTCTGCCGTTTCCGGCGGGAATCGTCCGCAGTGGGTCCAAGGTCGGGTCGAAATACGCCGCGCTGCGGGCCAGCACGAACCATGCGTTCTGCCCGACACTTCGCGGGCAGGTGGAGTCCGGACTGGCGGATGACGAGGCCGTCGTTTACGAACTCGTCATCGACGGACTTTCGGAAAGCGCTGTCGCCGCCGCCATGAAAACCGGACTGCAGCGTCTGTCGTCCTGTCCCGACATCGTGCGCGTGACCGCCGGGAATTACGGCGGAAAACTCGGGCCGCACCACTTTCATCTGCACCGGCTATAG